In a genomic window of Variovorax paradoxus:
- a CDS encoding MFS transporter: MTTASKGAATTASSSKFATVLRVTGGNFMEMFDFFLFGFYATQISKAFFPAGDEFASLMLTFMTFGAGFLMRPLGAIFLGAYVDRVGRRKGLIVTLALMALGTLLIACVPSYATIGFAAPLLVLIGRLLQGFSAGVELGGVSVYLSEMATPARKGFYVSWQSASQQVAIVVAAALGYWLNVTFSAQEIGDFYWRVPFFVGCLIVPVLFVIRRSLQETEEFMARKHRPDAREIFRSMVANWGLVIAGMMLVSMTTVSFYLITVYTPTFGKAVLHLSTTDALVVTLCVAVSNFIWLPIMGALSDRVGRKPLLIAFTVLTILTAYPSLKWLVGAPSFARMLEVELWLSFLYASYNGAMVVALTEVMPVSVRTAGFSLAYSLATALFGGFTPAVATGLIEMTGDKGAPGLWMTAAAVCGLVATLVLYRRNVNPADARRVPAV, translated from the coding sequence ATGACCACAGCGTCCAAAGGCGCGGCCACCACCGCCTCCAGTTCCAAGTTCGCCACCGTCCTGCGCGTGACCGGCGGCAACTTCATGGAGATGTTCGACTTCTTCCTGTTCGGCTTCTACGCCACGCAGATCTCGAAGGCCTTCTTCCCGGCCGGCGACGAGTTCGCCTCGCTGATGCTGACCTTCATGACCTTCGGCGCCGGCTTCCTGATGCGGCCGCTGGGCGCGATCTTCCTCGGCGCCTACGTCGACCGCGTGGGCCGCCGCAAGGGCCTGATCGTCACGCTCGCGCTGATGGCGCTGGGCACGCTGCTGATCGCCTGCGTGCCCTCCTACGCCACCATCGGCTTCGCCGCGCCGCTGCTGGTGCTGATCGGGCGGCTGCTGCAGGGCTTCTCGGCCGGCGTGGAGCTCGGCGGCGTGTCGGTCTACCTGTCGGAGATGGCCACGCCGGCCCGCAAGGGCTTCTACGTGAGCTGGCAGTCGGCCAGCCAGCAGGTGGCCATCGTGGTGGCGGCCGCGCTCGGCTACTGGCTCAACGTGACTTTCAGCGCGCAGGAGATCGGCGACTTCTACTGGCGCGTGCCCTTCTTCGTCGGCTGCCTGATCGTGCCGGTGCTGTTCGTGATCCGCCGCTCGCTGCAGGAGACCGAGGAATTCATGGCGCGCAAGCACCGCCCCGACGCGCGCGAGATCTTCCGCTCGATGGTCGCCAACTGGGGCCTGGTCATCGCCGGGATGATGCTGGTGTCGATGACCACCGTGTCCTTCTACCTGATCACGGTCTACACGCCGACCTTCGGCAAGGCCGTGCTCCACCTGAGCACCACCGACGCGCTGGTCGTCACGCTGTGCGTGGCGGTCTCCAACTTCATCTGGCTGCCGATCATGGGCGCGCTGTCGGACCGCGTGGGCCGCAAGCCCCTGCTGATCGCGTTCACCGTGCTGACCATCCTCACGGCCTACCCCTCGCTCAAGTGGCTGGTCGGCGCGCCGAGCTTCGCGCGCATGCTCGAGGTCGAGCTGTGGCTCTCGTTCCTCTACGCGAGCTACAACGGCGCGATGGTGGTGGCGCTGACCGAGGTGATGCCGGTCAGCGTGCGCACCGCCGGCTTCTCGCTGGCCTACAGCCTCGCGACCGCGCTGTTCGGCGGCTTCACGCCGGCCGTGGCCACCGGCCTGATCGAGATGACCGGCGACAAGGGCGCGCCGGGCCTGTGGATGACGGCGGCCGCGGTCTGCGGGCTGGTCGCGACGCTGGTGCTCTACCGGCGCAACGTGAATCCGGCCGACGCGCGGCGCGTTCCGGCGGTCTGA
- a CDS encoding redoxin domain-containing protein, whose translation MEFDQPMSLPPSTELRPDSRSVRAARRARAALSRASRRAVMAAAVALGATFLVSNNAVAAPAVGQQAPDFVAVDTSGAKHKLSDFAGKFVVLEWTNPGCPFVRKHYGSGNMPATQKAATDKGVVWLAINSTERAASDYLKPAALADWMKSQSAAPTAVLMDEDGMIGQAYGARTTPHIFIIDPKGTLVYAGGIDSIASARVDDIKTAVNYVNQALGEAFGNKPITAASTRPYGCSIKYKT comes from the coding sequence ATGGAGTTCGATCAGCCCATGTCCCTTCCCCCCTCCACCGAGCTGCGCCCCGACTCGCGCTCGGTGCGCGCCGCGCGCCGAGCCCGCGCCGCCCTCAGCCGTGCCTCGCGCCGTGCCGTCATGGCCGCCGCCGTCGCGCTGGGCGCCACCTTCCTCGTGAGCAACAACGCCGTCGCCGCGCCCGCCGTGGGCCAGCAGGCGCCCGACTTCGTCGCCGTCGACACCAGCGGTGCCAAGCACAAGCTGTCCGACTTCGCGGGCAAGTTCGTGGTGCTCGAATGGACCAACCCCGGCTGCCCCTTCGTGCGCAAGCACTACGGCAGCGGCAACATGCCCGCCACCCAGAAGGCCGCCACCGACAAGGGCGTGGTCTGGCTGGCCATCAATTCCACCGAGCGCGCCGCCAGCGACTACCTGAAGCCGGCCGCGCTGGCCGACTGGATGAAGTCGCAGTCGGCCGCGCCCACCGCGGTGCTGATGGACGAGGACGGCATGATCGGCCAGGCCTACGGCGCACGCACCACACCGCACATCTTCATCATCGATCCCAAGGGCACGCTGGTGTACGCGGGCGGCATCGACTCCATCGCTTCGGCGCGCGTGGACGACATCAAGACCGCCGTCAACTACGTGAACCAGGCGCTCGGCGAGGCCTTCGGCAACAAGCCGATCACGGCGGCCAGCACGCGGCCCTACGGCTGCTCGATCAAGTACAAGACCTGA
- a CDS encoding thioredoxin family protein: MTFTRLRFATLLIAASAAWMPALAQLTPAKAGAVVTTPHVRAELVAHAPDGVTPGAPVWVGLQIAHQPEWHTYWKNAGDSGLPTELSWTLPPGVAAGDIAWPVPKKIPVGNLANYGYENTVLLPVPLEVASTFKPPLALTGAGGPAELQVRLKASWLVCRKECIPEEGEFSLALPVQGSTALHKAEFDAAQAAQPAQLAAPGAIEVQGNNLQVRLEGLPAAAQGKTLAFFPETPEVIRTAAVSGKDWTQSWQGGAWTATLPLADQRSASPTAMPVVVALAEADRQPGQPIAWRAEPPVSGSWPAAAAAPDAQVSPALQAALAANAADAVKTAAASNEIAPQPMGTLLAALLGAFLGGLLLNLMPCVFPILAIKVLGFARQAGNRSAHRQAGLAYTAGVILSFLALGGAMLALRAAGAGLGWGFQLQSPAVVAVLAALFTLIGLNLVGVFEFMRTVPSSVCSAQAKHPIANDFLSGVLAVVIASPCTAPFMGASLGFAIGLPAGQALLLFAALGFGLALPYLVAGFVPAIAWLLPKPGPWMSTLRKLLAFPMFATVAWLVWVLGQQTGIDGAGTLLALLVCLSAIVWALTLRGRSRLVIATVLIGFTVVLTSAIGRNVLTTVEPAKLAGAAGSKEARWQPWSAERVAELAGDGRPVFIDFTAAWCVTCQYNKRTTLSDTELLAAFDDKKVAMLRADWTRRDPAITAALTALGRSGVPVYVLQAPGKPPVVLTEILGKDEVRAALAAL, from the coding sequence ATGACCTTCACGCGCCTCCGATTCGCTACGCTTCTCATAGCAGCATCCGCAGCCTGGATGCCGGCTCTGGCCCAATTGACTCCAGCCAAGGCGGGCGCGGTCGTGACCACCCCGCATGTGCGCGCCGAACTGGTGGCGCACGCGCCCGACGGCGTGACGCCCGGCGCGCCGGTCTGGGTCGGCCTGCAGATCGCGCACCAGCCCGAGTGGCACACCTACTGGAAGAACGCCGGCGACTCCGGCCTGCCCACCGAGCTCAGCTGGACCCTGCCGCCCGGCGTGGCGGCCGGCGACATCGCCTGGCCGGTGCCGAAGAAGATCCCGGTCGGCAACCTCGCCAACTACGGCTACGAGAACACGGTGCTGCTGCCGGTGCCGCTCGAGGTGGCGAGCACCTTCAAGCCGCCGCTGGCCCTCACGGGCGCCGGCGGGCCGGCCGAACTCCAGGTGCGGCTCAAGGCCTCGTGGCTGGTCTGCCGCAAGGAATGCATCCCCGAGGAAGGCGAGTTCTCGCTGGCGCTGCCGGTGCAGGGCTCGACCGCGCTGCACAAGGCCGAGTTCGACGCCGCCCAGGCCGCGCAGCCGGCACAGCTCGCCGCGCCCGGCGCGATCGAGGTGCAGGGCAACAACCTGCAGGTGCGCCTCGAGGGCCTGCCGGCCGCCGCCCAGGGCAAGACGCTGGCCTTCTTCCCCGAGACCCCCGAGGTGATCCGCACCGCGGCCGTCTCCGGCAAGGACTGGACCCAATCCTGGCAGGGCGGCGCCTGGACCGCCACGCTGCCGCTGGCCGACCAGCGCAGCGCGAGCCCTACGGCGATGCCGGTGGTGGTGGCGCTGGCCGAGGCCGACCGCCAGCCCGGCCAGCCGATCGCCTGGCGCGCCGAACCGCCCGTGAGCGGCAGCTGGCCCGCGGCTGCCGCCGCGCCCGACGCCCAGGTTTCGCCCGCGCTGCAGGCGGCGCTGGCCGCCAACGCGGCCGATGCCGTGAAGACCGCCGCCGCCTCGAACGAGATCGCGCCCCAGCCCATGGGCACGCTGCTGGCCGCGCTGCTCGGCGCCTTCCTCGGCGGCCTGCTGCTCAACCTCATGCCCTGCGTGTTCCCGATCCTCGCGATCAAGGTGCTGGGCTTCGCGCGCCAGGCCGGCAACCGCAGCGCGCACCGGCAGGCCGGGCTGGCCTACACGGCCGGCGTGATCCTGTCCTTCCTCGCGCTCGGCGGCGCCATGCTCGCGCTGCGCGCGGCCGGTGCCGGCCTTGGCTGGGGCTTCCAGCTGCAGTCGCCCGCGGTGGTGGCGGTGCTGGCCGCGCTGTTCACGCTGATCGGCCTGAACCTGGTGGGCGTGTTCGAGTTCATGCGCACCGTGCCCTCGTCGGTGTGCAGCGCGCAGGCCAAGCACCCGATCGCCAACGACTTCCTCTCGGGCGTGCTTGCGGTGGTCATCGCCTCGCCGTGCACCGCGCCGTTCATGGGCGCCTCGCTGGGCTTCGCGATCGGCCTGCCGGCCGGCCAGGCGCTGCTGCTGTTCGCGGCGCTGGGCTTCGGCCTCGCGCTGCCCTACCTGGTGGCGGGCTTCGTGCCGGCCATCGCCTGGCTGCTGCCCAAGCCCGGCCCGTGGATGAGCACGCTGCGCAAGCTGCTGGCCTTCCCGATGTTCGCCACCGTCGCCTGGCTGGTCTGGGTGCTGGGCCAGCAGACCGGCATCGATGGCGCCGGCACCCTGCTGGCGCTGCTGGTGTGCCTGTCGGCGATCGTCTGGGCGCTCACGCTGCGCGGCCGCTCGCGGCTGGTGATCGCCACCGTGCTGATCGGCTTCACCGTGGTGCTCACCAGCGCCATCGGCCGCAACGTGCTGACCACCGTCGAGCCCGCGAAGCTCGCGGGCGCCGCGGGCTCGAAGGAAGCCCGCTGGCAGCCCTGGTCGGCCGAGCGCGTGGCCGAGCTGGCCGGCGACGGCCGCCCGGTGTTCATCGATTTCACCGCCGCCTGGTGCGTGACCTGCCAATACAACAAGAGGACCACGCTGTCCGACACCGAGCTCTTGGCCGCCTTCGACGACAAGAAGGTCGCGATGCTGCGCGCCGACTGGACCCGCCGCGATCCCGCGATCACCGCCGCGCTGACCGCGCTCGGCCGCAGCGGCGTGCCGGTCTACGTGCTGCAGGCCCCGGGCAAGCCGCCCGTGGTGCTGACCGAGATCCTCGGCAAGGACGAGGTCCGCGCGGCGCTCGCGGCACTTTGA
- a CDS encoding alanyl-tRNA editing protein, producing the protein MTHDLFRADAYLRSCEARVERIDETGIVLDRSVFYPLGGGQAGDSGVLALAGGDEIAIADTRKGKDAEGRATDEIVHVPAPGQEALLAALKPGDAVTATIDWERRHRLMRFHTATHLLCHLVPQPVNGCSITPDYARLDFHMTDPLDKEALTQGLAALVGAAHPLTVGAITDAELDANPALVKSMSVQPPRGTGTVRTIRIGGEGEAQIDFQPCGGTHVANTAEIGAVVVTKIEKKSANSRRVVLGWAAAA; encoded by the coding sequence ATGACCCACGACCTGTTCCGTGCCGACGCCTATCTGCGCTCCTGCGAAGCGCGCGTCGAGCGCATCGACGAGACCGGCATCGTGCTGGACCGCAGCGTGTTCTACCCGCTGGGCGGCGGACAGGCCGGAGACAGCGGCGTGCTGGCGCTGGCCGGCGGCGACGAGATCGCGATCGCCGATACGCGCAAGGGCAAGGACGCCGAGGGCCGCGCCACCGACGAGATCGTGCACGTGCCCGCGCCGGGCCAGGAGGCCCTGCTGGCCGCGCTGAAGCCCGGCGACGCCGTCACCGCGACCATCGACTGGGAGCGTCGCCACCGGCTGATGCGCTTCCACACGGCCACCCACCTGCTCTGCCACCTGGTGCCGCAGCCGGTCAACGGCTGCTCGATCACGCCCGACTACGCGCGGCTCGACTTCCACATGACCGACCCGCTCGACAAGGAAGCGCTGACCCAGGGACTCGCGGCGCTGGTGGGCGCGGCCCATCCGCTGACCGTCGGCGCCATCACCGACGCCGAACTCGACGCCAACCCGGCGCTGGTCAAGAGCATGAGCGTGCAGCCGCCGCGCGGCACGGGCACGGTGCGCACCATCCGCATCGGCGGCGAGGGCGAGGCGCAGATCGATTTCCAGCCCTGCGGCGGCACGCACGTGGCCAACACCGCCGAGATCGGCGCCGTGGTGGTCACCAAGATCGAGAAGAAGAGCGCCAACAGCCGGCGCGTGGTGCTGGGCTGGGCCGCCGCCGCCTGA
- a CDS encoding sorbosone dehydrogenase family protein, with the protein MKTRQQAPTPKMAAALLAAVLVPLVLAGCGEAAKLTPELTTGPRPQLVEPNKTLIPTVNVAPVVGWNDTAAPTPADGLKVAALARGLDHPRWVYTLPNGDVLVAESNKPPKPEGTTDGGSGLMAKARNFVMNKLMARAGAGVPSANRITLLRDADGDGAAEVKQVFLSNLTSPYGMALVGNELFIANADALVKVPYTEGQTSIDAKPTVVTPLPAGINHHWTKNVIANADGSKLYVTVGSNSNIGENGLAAEEGRAAIWEVDTKSGEKRLFASGLRNPNGLGWDPDTQALWTVVNERDEIGSDLVPDYLTSVKDGAFYGWPWSYYGGVVDVRVQPQNPEMVAKSIAPDYALGSHVAPLGLAFSRPGGMPEQFASGVFIGEHGSWNRKPKSGYKVVFVPFIGGKPSGPPVDVLTGFLDAQEKAQGRPVGVALDKSGALLVADDVGNVVWRVSRAKQN; encoded by the coding sequence ATGAAGACACGGCAGCAAGCACCCACCCCCAAGATGGCCGCGGCCTTGCTGGCGGCGGTCCTGGTCCCGCTGGTGCTGGCGGGCTGCGGCGAGGCGGCCAAGCTCACGCCCGAACTGACCACCGGCCCGCGGCCGCAGCTGGTCGAGCCCAACAAGACCCTGATCCCCACCGTCAACGTCGCGCCCGTGGTCGGCTGGAACGACACCGCCGCGCCCACGCCGGCCGATGGCCTCAAGGTGGCGGCGCTGGCGCGCGGGCTCGACCATCCGCGCTGGGTCTACACCCTGCCCAACGGCGACGTGCTGGTGGCCGAGAGCAACAAGCCGCCCAAGCCCGAGGGCACGACCGACGGCGGCAGCGGCCTGATGGCCAAGGCGCGCAACTTCGTGATGAACAAGCTGATGGCGCGCGCCGGCGCCGGCGTGCCCAGCGCGAACCGCATCACCCTGCTGCGCGATGCCGACGGCGACGGCGCGGCCGAGGTCAAGCAGGTGTTCCTCTCCAACCTCACCTCGCCCTACGGCATGGCGCTGGTGGGCAACGAGCTCTTCATCGCCAACGCCGATGCGCTCGTGAAGGTGCCCTACACCGAGGGCCAGACCTCGATCGATGCCAAGCCCACCGTGGTGACGCCGCTGCCCGCGGGCATCAACCACCACTGGACCAAGAACGTGATCGCCAACGCCGACGGCAGCAAGCTCTACGTGACCGTGGGCTCGAACAGCAACATCGGCGAGAACGGCCTGGCCGCCGAGGAGGGCCGCGCCGCCATCTGGGAGGTCGACACCAAGAGCGGCGAGAAGCGCCTGTTCGCGAGCGGCCTGCGCAACCCCAACGGCCTGGGCTGGGACCCCGACACGCAGGCGCTGTGGACCGTGGTCAACGAGCGCGACGAGATCGGCAGCGACCTCGTGCCCGACTACCTGACCTCGGTGAAGGACGGCGCCTTCTACGGCTGGCCCTGGAGCTATTACGGCGGCGTGGTCGACGTGCGCGTGCAGCCGCAGAACCCCGAGATGGTGGCCAAGTCGATCGCGCCCGACTACGCGCTGGGCTCGCACGTCGCGCCGCTGGGTCTCGCGTTCTCGCGCCCGGGCGGCATGCCCGAGCAGTTCGCCAGCGGCGTCTTCATCGGCGAGCACGGCTCGTGGAACCGCAAGCCCAAGTCGGGCTACAAGGTGGTGTTCGTGCCCTTCATCGGCGGCAAGCCCAGCGGCCCGCCGGTCGACGTGCTCACGGGCTTCCTCGATGCCCAGGAGAAGGCCCAGGGCCGGCCGGTGGGCGTGGCGCTCGACAAGAGCGGCGCGCTGCTGGTGGCCGACGACGTGGGCAACGTCGTGTGGCGGGTGTCGCGCGCCAAGCAGAACTGA
- a CDS encoding LacI family DNA-binding transcriptional regulator has product MNTERTPRANIKDVAREAGVSPTTVSHALNARGQVDAETRARVERAAAKLGYRPNRNAQRLRTGQAHMIALLSSMPLAVAGGPSRLGFLMEVAAVAAAAALDRGLALVLAPAMENGLVPMELLDVDGALVIEPSAGDPNLANLLRRGLPVVAIGKPAEGPVMPPYVDIHSGRTTRLLLEHLHGQGARQVAMILGAAQRNSYLEARTAYEEAMAARGQPPLLSLVEEVRGEAGGHEAAQALLAAHPGIDAFCVPVDAFAAGALAAIVQSGRRVPDDVMVATRYDGLRARTSVPPLTAVDLHLEEVAQQAIALLFDHLRGDVSRHRVEGPAAQLVARPSSVRSG; this is encoded by the coding sequence ATGAACACCGAGCGAACGCCACGGGCGAACATCAAGGACGTGGCGCGCGAGGCCGGCGTGTCGCCGACCACCGTGTCGCACGCCCTGAACGCGCGCGGGCAGGTCGATGCCGAGACCCGCGCGCGCGTCGAGCGCGCGGCCGCCAAGCTCGGCTACCGGCCGAACCGCAATGCGCAGCGGCTGCGCACCGGGCAGGCGCACATGATCGCCCTGCTGTCCTCGATGCCGCTGGCGGTGGCGGGCGGGCCCTCGCGGCTGGGCTTCCTGATGGAGGTGGCGGCGGTGGCCGCGGCGGCGGCGCTCGACCGCGGCCTCGCGCTGGTGCTGGCGCCCGCGATGGAGAACGGCCTGGTGCCGATGGAGCTGCTCGACGTCGACGGCGCGCTGGTCATCGAGCCTTCGGCCGGCGACCCCAACCTCGCGAACCTGCTGCGCCGCGGCCTGCCGGTGGTGGCCATCGGCAAGCCGGCCGAGGGGCCGGTGATGCCGCCCTACGTCGACATCCATTCGGGCCGCACCACGCGGCTGCTGCTCGAGCACCTGCACGGCCAGGGCGCGCGCCAGGTCGCGATGATCCTGGGCGCGGCGCAGCGCAACTCCTACCTCGAGGCGCGCACGGCCTACGAGGAAGCGATGGCCGCGCGCGGCCAGCCGCCGCTGCTGTCGCTGGTCGAGGAGGTGCGGGGCGAGGCCGGCGGCCACGAGGCCGCGCAGGCGCTGCTCGCGGCCCATCCCGGCATCGACGCCTTCTGCGTGCCGGTCGATGCCTTCGCCGCCGGCGCGCTGGCCGCGATCGTGCAGAGCGGGCGCCGCGTGCCCGACGACGTGATGGTCGCGACCCGCTACGACGGCCTGCGCGCGCGCACCAGCGTGCCGCCGCTTACCGCGGTCGACCTGCACCTGGAGGAAGTGGCGCAGCAGGCGATCGCGCTGCTGTTCGACCACCTGCGCGGCGACGTCTCGCGCCACCGGGTCGAGGGCCCGGCCGCGCAGCTGGTGGCGCGGCCCTCGTCGGTGCGCAGCGGCTGA
- a CDS encoding purine/pyrimidine permease, producing the protein MSRANEVAPVDAVLPFSQLLLFGLQHVLVMAAVPITSVFLVAKALGLSAALTVNLISATFLLCGLGTLLQSFGPWKFGARLPFVMVPGGAPIVMFVTIAQQRDLQTASGAVILTALFYFLILPVFARCLRFFPKIVIGTLLLLVSINLVKVYGGIIAGKAGTPTFGDPVNIGLALATIGFTLLFARLFKGMLGQLAVLLGLLAGTLLAAAFGLMDFSPVAAGPVWSTPTLLPFGLPHFDLVAAVPLLIFSVISMVEATGQTVAVAEVVGRSIDPRDAVPRTVRGDALVSLLGGLFGTSMIITSGENIGIVRATNVRSRYVTAMAGAILVLIALSAPLGRLASAIPVAVVGGTAMVVFAIIGTMGIDMLRRTDLHERGNMFVLAGALTMGLLPILVPGLYSRFPDTLQLVLGNGLAMGSITAVVLNLLFNRPPDERAAPLPSAVPPPVSPQ; encoded by the coding sequence ATGTCCCGTGCGAACGAGGTTGCGCCCGTCGATGCCGTGCTGCCCTTTTCCCAATTGCTGCTGTTCGGCCTGCAGCATGTGCTGGTGATGGCCGCGGTGCCGATCACCTCGGTGTTCCTGGTGGCCAAGGCGCTGGGCCTGTCGGCCGCGCTCACGGTCAACCTGATCAGTGCCACCTTCCTGCTGTGCGGGCTCGGCACCCTGCTGCAGTCCTTCGGGCCCTGGAAGTTCGGCGCGCGGCTGCCCTTCGTGATGGTGCCGGGCGGCGCGCCGATCGTGATGTTCGTGACCATCGCCCAGCAGCGCGACCTGCAGACCGCCTCGGGCGCGGTGATCCTCACGGCGCTGTTCTATTTCCTGATCCTGCCGGTGTTCGCGCGCTGCCTGCGCTTCTTCCCGAAGATCGTCATCGGCACGCTGCTGCTGCTGGTGTCGATCAACCTGGTGAAGGTCTACGGCGGCATCATCGCCGGCAAGGCCGGCACGCCGACCTTCGGCGACCCGGTGAACATCGGGCTGGCGCTCGCCACCATCGGCTTCACGCTGCTGTTCGCGCGCCTGTTCAAGGGCATGCTGGGCCAGCTCGCGGTGCTGCTGGGCCTGCTGGCCGGCACGCTCTTGGCGGCCGCCTTCGGGCTGATGGACTTCTCGCCCGTGGCCGCCGGCCCGGTGTGGAGCACCCCGACCCTGCTGCCCTTCGGCCTGCCGCACTTCGACCTCGTGGCCGCGGTGCCGCTCCTGATCTTCAGCGTGATCTCGATGGTCGAGGCCACCGGCCAGACGGTGGCCGTGGCCGAGGTGGTGGGCCGGTCCATCGACCCGCGCGACGCGGTGCCGCGCACCGTGCGCGGCGACGCGCTGGTGTCGCTGCTCGGCGGCCTGTTCGGCACCTCGATGATCATCACCAGCGGCGAGAACATCGGCATCGTGCGCGCCACCAACGTGCGCTCGCGCTACGTGACGGCCATGGCCGGCGCGATCCTGGTGCTGATCGCGCTGTCGGCGCCGCTGGGCCGGCTCGCCAGCGCGATTCCCGTCGCCGTGGTGGGCGGCACCGCGATGGTGGTGTTCGCGATCATCGGCACCATGGGCATCGACATGCTGCGCCGCACCGACCTGCACGAGCGCGGCAACATGTTCGTGCTGGCGGGCGCGCTGACCATGGGCCTGCTGCCGATCCTGGTGCCGGGGCTCTACAGCCGCTTTCCCGACACCCTGCAACTGGTGCTGGGCAACGGCCTCGCGATGGGCTCGATCACCGCGGTGGTGCTCAACCTGCTGTTCAACCGGCCACCGGACGAACGCGCGGCGCCCCTGCCGTCGGCGGTGCCGCCGCCGGTCTCGCCGCAGTGA
- a CDS encoding amidohydrolase family protein: protein MSPDHEAAPFAARELLLVPDHLMLRDGPATGHAVHIADGRFADIGPAELLAVRHPRLVPQRLPGRLLMPGMIDAHHHLTQSFGKSLAYGEPSEIFRRVWVPLESSLDDEFVYLATKLAALESLRGGFTTVCDAGTRAPGDIGAMARALHETGLRCVLGLICNDGGNESGDAERRALKAQAERFLARWQGDALVHPSLAISVPEAASDEMLTSVSALCAEAGTVFQTHVNEHLASVERSVVARGRRPLELLAQLGALGPQVLIAHGTLVTPPELMLLRDTDTAVSYNPVASQWKGNAVAPAHLMDALGIRFGLGTDATRSDGFRLMDAAEAAQKIAFGLAVGDASSGGGWTWFDHATHEGARAAGLGARTGEIAVGKAADFLLVDVDTPEMCTSVDLTWDLVRLGNRDQIEAVFVDGRLRLWKGWPTDWDARALQRQLARTAQAAIARAPIVRLHPTAAEHRRQVAR, encoded by the coding sequence ATGTCCCCTGACCACGAGGCCGCGCCCTTCGCGGCCCGCGAGCTGCTGCTCGTGCCCGACCACTTGATGCTGCGCGACGGCCCGGCCACCGGCCACGCCGTGCACATCGCCGACGGCCGCTTCGCCGACATCGGCCCCGCCGAGCTGCTGGCCGTGCGCCATCCTCGACTGGTGCCGCAACGCCTGCCCGGCCGGCTGCTGATGCCCGGCATGATCGACGCGCACCACCATCTCACGCAGTCCTTCGGCAAGTCGCTGGCCTACGGCGAGCCGTCCGAGATCTTCCGCCGCGTGTGGGTGCCGCTCGAATCCAGCCTCGACGACGAGTTCGTCTACCTCGCGACCAAGCTCGCGGCGCTCGAGTCGCTGCGCGGCGGCTTCACCACCGTGTGCGACGCCGGCACCCGCGCGCCGGGCGACATCGGCGCGATGGCGCGCGCGCTGCACGAGACCGGCCTGCGCTGCGTGCTCGGGCTGATCTGCAACGACGGCGGCAACGAGAGCGGCGATGCGGAGCGCCGCGCGCTGAAGGCGCAGGCCGAGCGCTTCCTCGCGCGCTGGCAGGGCGATGCGCTGGTGCATCCCTCGCTCGCGATCTCGGTGCCCGAAGCGGCCTCCGACGAGATGCTGACGAGCGTCTCCGCGCTGTGCGCCGAGGCCGGCACCGTGTTCCAGACCCACGTCAACGAGCACCTGGCCTCGGTCGAGCGCTCGGTGGTCGCGCGCGGCCGGCGCCCGCTCGAACTGCTCGCGCAGCTGGGCGCGCTCGGCCCGCAGGTGCTGATCGCGCACGGCACGCTGGTCACGCCGCCGGAGCTCATGCTGCTGCGCGACACCGACACCGCCGTCAGCTACAACCCGGTCGCGAGCCAGTGGAAGGGCAACGCGGTGGCGCCGGCCCATCTGATGGACGCGCTCGGCATCCGCTTCGGCCTGGGCACCGATGCCACGCGCAGCGACGGCTTCCGCCTGATGGATGCGGCCGAGGCCGCGCAGAAGATCGCCTTCGGCCTGGCCGTGGGCGATGCCTCCAGCGGCGGCGGCTGGACCTGGTTCGACCATGCGACGCACGAGGGCGCGCGTGCCGCGGGCCTGGGCGCGCGCACCGGCGAGATCGCCGTCGGCAAGGCCGCCGACTTCCTGCTCGTGGACGTCGACACGCCCGAGATGTGCACCTCGGTCGACCTGACCTGGGACCTGGTGCGACTGGGCAACCGCGACCAGATCGAGGCGGTGTTCGTCGACGGCCGGCTGCGGCTGTGGAAGGGCTGGCCCACCGACTGGGACGCGCGCGCGCTGCAACGGCAGCTCGCGCGCACCGCCCAGGCCGCGATCGCGCGCGCGCCGATCGTGCGGCTGCATCCCACGGCCGCCGAGCACCGGCGGCAGGTCGCCCGATGA